The nucleotide sequence CGGCCTGATCCCGTCCATCCCGATCGGCCAGAACGTGCCGTAGTGGACGGGCACGGCCGCGGCGGGCGCCAGCTGGGCCAGCGCCTGCGCCGCACGCGCCGCGTCCAGATGCTCGGGACCGAGGTGCGGCCCCCAGCCGCCGACCGGCAGCAGGGCCACGTCGACCGGTCCTACGGCGTCGGCCATCCCGTCGAAGAGCCCCGTGTCACCGGCGAAGTAGGTGCGGGTCTCACCGCTGATCACGTAGCCGAGCGCGGGGGAGCGCTGCGGTCCGACCGGCAGCCGCCTGCCGTCGTGGTGCGCGGGCACCACCCGGACCCGCAGCGCGCCGAGTTCGACCTCGTCCCCCGCCTCGACCTCGGTGATCCGCAGTCCCGCCGGGTTGCGGCGGGCGTCGAGCCTGCGCAGCGCGGGCACCGAGCGGGCCGCGTCCTTCGGGACGATCAGCCGGGTGCCGGGCGTGAGCCGCGAGAGCGAGCGCGGATGCAGATGGTCGGAGTGCAGATGGGAGACGAGCACGGCGTCGGCGACCGTCGCCTCCGGCGGCGGCAGCGGTCCCCGGCGCCTGCGCAGATGCGCCAGCCGCTGGACGAACAGCGGATCGGTCAGCACCCGGACCCCGGAGTCCTCAACCGTGCAGGTGGCATGACCCCACCAGGTGATGACAGTTCCCACCCTCGACCTCAGCTCCGATCCCAGGGGCCGCCTTCGCGCGGCCAGGCCGTCAGCGTACGGGGACGGCCCCGGCCGGCGCTCCCCGCTCATCCGCGTGCGTACCGGAAATGCGCCTCCGGTGCCTGGTTCACGCCTCCCTCACGGGGTCACCGGCGGAGTAGGGTCGGCGCACCAAGTCGTAGGTGACTGCCGGGGGGACGGAACGGACATGGGCGACGTGAGAGTGGCGGCGATCGCCAGCCTGACCCCGCTGGAGGAGCTGGACACCGATCCCTTCCTCGTGGACTCCCACGGCCAGCACGCGATGTGCGCCCGGTGGGCCGAGGACAAGGGCTATGTCCTCACCCGGCAGCTGACCGCCTACCAGCTCCGCCCGGACCACCGCGGACTGTGGGTCGACGTGGACGAAGGGTTCGTGGACGTCTTCGTCGCCCCCAACCACCGGGTGCTCGACCGGGCCTTCACCTCACCCGCGGCCTTCTTCGCCGAATGCGAGCGCAGAGGCGTACTGCTGGAGACCGTGAGCCTGGACGAGCCGTCGTACGACGCGGGGATGAAGGCCGAGGTGCACCGCAGACTCACGCTGCCGGCGGGCGGCTTCACCGGCCGCTGACCGGCGCGGGGCCGGGCTCCGGGCGGACGGACCGGCGCGCAGTCCTGGGTGTCGGTCCGTTGTGTCAGTCTTGTGCCGAGCCCGGACACCCCGTGCGGGCCCGGACGTGAGGTGGCAGAGCGGTGCTCCGAGGGCGATGGCGGACGGCGGGCAAGGCCCTGCTGCGCGTGGTCGTGGTGTGGGCGGTGTCCACCCTGACGATGCTGGCGCTTGCCGGGATCCTGCCCGACTTCCAGCTCCAGTCCGACGACGGCGACAGCGCCACCAGGACGGCCGTCACGGCGGGCTGGGGCGCCGGTGCCTTCGGGCTGCTCAGCGCGCTCGTCTGGCCGCTGCTGGTCAGGGCGCTGCTGCTGGTGCCCGCGCTCGTGCTGGGGCTGCTGGTCTTCTTCCTCAACGGCTCGCTGCTGCTGATAGCGCTGCGGCTCATCCCCGATGGCAGGGGAGCCGCCAACCCGGAGAACGCGATCGTGGTCGCGGCCGTGATGTCCGCCGTCGCCTCGGCGACCTCGACCGCGCTCGCCGTCGGCGACGACGGCGCGTACCGGCGCAGGCTCTCCCGGCTCGCCGACCGGCGGCGGCGCCGCAGCGGTGAGGACGGCGGCCACGGCGGGCCGCCCGGCACGGTCTTCCTCCAACTCGACGGGGTGGGGCACCAGGTACTGCTGGACGCGGTGGCGAACGGGAGCATGCCGCAGGTGGCGCGCTGGCTCGGCGAGCGGCCCACCCACCGGCTGACGCCGTGGCGCACCGACTGGTCGAGCCAGACAGGCGCCAGCCAGCTCGGTATCCTGCACGGCTCCAACCACGACGCCCCGGCCTTCCGCTGGTACGAGAAGGACACAGGCCAGATCATGGTCAGCAACCGCCCGGCCAGCGCGGCCGAGCTGCAGCGCCGCGCCATCGAGCGGACCGGCGACGGGGGGCTGCTCACCCTCGACGGCGCGAGCCGCGGCAATCTCTTCAGCGGCGGCGCCGACCAGCTCGCGCTGGTGCTGTCCATGGCGGCCAGGCGCGGCAAGTCCAACCGCTCGCGCGACGGCTACTTCGCGTACTTCTCCGACCCGGCCAACGCGGTCCGTACGGCGGTCTCCTTCGTCGCCGAAGTCGGCCGCGAGATAGGCCAGTCCACCCGGGCGCGGATCCGCGGCGACCGGCCCCGGGTCGGCCGCGGCGGGCTGTACCCGCTCATCAGGGCCTTCGCCACGGTCCTCGAACGGGACGTGGTGGTCGCGGCTGTCATGGGCGACATGCTGGCGGGCCGCGCCGCCGTCTACGCGGACCTCGTGGCGTACGACGAGGTGGCCCACCACTCGGGACCGCACAGCAGGGACGCGGTGCGGGTGCTGGCCCGGCTGGACCGCTCGGTCGGCCTGATAGCCAAGATCGCCGAGTACACACCCCGTACGTACCGGATCGTGCTGCTGTCCGACCACGGTCAGAGCCCGGGGGAGACCTTCGAGGGGGTCTACGGCCTCACCCTCAAGGACCTGGTCAGGGCGGGCTGCGGGCTGCCTGTCTCGCGCAAGGCCGAGCGGACCAGGAGCGGCGCCGAGGCCAGGTACGCCGCCCGGCGCGCGGTGCGCACCGCGCTGCACCGGCCGTTGCGCGACGGCGAGGCGGGTGAGGCGGGCGAGCAGCGTCCTGAGGCTGACTCGGAGCCGATCGTGCTGGCTTCCGGGAATCTGGCGCTGATCTCGTTCCCCGACGTGCCCGGGCGGATGAGCCGCGAGGAGCTGGACCGGCGCCACCCCGCGCTGCTGCGCACCCTCGCCAGCCATCCGGGGATCGGCTTCCTGCTGGTGCGCAGCGAGGAGCACGGTTCGCTCGTGTTCGGCCCGCAGGGCGTCGAGGTCCCCGTCGCCGAACTCCGCGACCACGAGGGGCCGCTCGCCGCGATGGGGCGCGGCGCCGCCGACGCCGTGCGGCGCACGGACGGCTTCCCGCATGTCGCCGACATCATGGTCAACTCGATGTACGACCCGGCGACCGGGCGCGTACACGCCTTCGAGGAGCAGATCGGTTCGCACGGCGGGCTCGGCGGTCAGCAGTCGACGGCGTTCCTGCTGTCACCGCTCGTGCTCTCGGCGCCCGTGCCGGACGGTACGGAACTCGTCGGCGCCGAGCGGGTGCATCTGGTGCTCAGGCGCTGGCTGCGCGAAGGGGGCGGCCCGCAGGTGCCGTTGGGACCCGCGATCAGACCGCTGGCCCATGAGGTGCCGCAGGAGGCCACGGAGTCGGCCTGACGACACCGCCGGCGCCGCACGGGTGCTCCCCGTTTCTTTTGTTTGCTGAGGAGCCAAAAACAACGCGAGGTGTGGCACAGCGTGTTTCGGAGTGCGTAGGGTCGGAGAAGGATGTACATCGTCTCCGACGCCACCAGCACCGGCCGGAAACCCGCACACTTCCGTCATTCAGGAGCTCTCCCTCATGCACGACGACCGCAGCCTGGTCGAAGCTCGCCTCAAGCGCGTCCTCCAGGAGCGCATCAGGCCGGCTGTCTACCCCGAGTCGATACCGCTGGACGTCGAAGTCTGGACCGCACCCGGTGAGCCCGTACCGGTGGACGAAGGGCTGGCGGGGCCGACCGCGCCCATCGCCACCGGCGACCGCTGGGGCGCCCCGTGGGGCACCAGTTGGTTCCGGGTCACCGGCACCGTCCCCCAGGAGTGGGCGGGCCGCACCGTCGAGGCCCTCCTCGACATCGGCTTCAACGAGACCAGCCCGGGATTCCAGTGCGAGGGGCTCGTCTACCGCCCCGACGGCAGCCCGGTGAAGGGCCTCAACCCCCGCAACCAGTGGGTGCGTGTCGGCGCGCCGGCGGCCGGCGGCGAAGAGGTGCTGCTGCACATCGAAGCCGCCTCGAACCCCAACGTGCACTCCGGCGGCAACCCCTTCGAACCGACACCGCTCGGCGACATCGAGACGGCCGGCAGCGAACCGCAGTACACGCTGGGCCGGATGGAACTGGCCGTGCTCGACGAGTGCGTCTGGAACCTGATCCAGGACCTGGAAGTGCTGGGCGAGCTGATGGAACAGCTGCCCCTCGACGCGGGCCGCAGGTGGGAGATCCTGCGCGCCGTCAGCCACGCGCTCGACGTGATCGACCTCCAGGACGTGAACGGTACGGCCGAGGCCGCCCGCGCCCAGCTCGCCGGCGTACTGGCCACGCCCGCGCAGGAGACGGCGCACCGCATCAGCGCCGTCGGCCACGCGCACATCGACTCCGCCTGGCTGTGGCCGCTGCGTGAGACGGTCCGCAAGGTCGCCCGCACCACCGCCAACATGACGGCCCTGCTGGAGGACGAGCCGGACTTCGTCTTCGCGATGTCCCAGGCGCAGCAGTTCGCCTGGATCAAGGAGCACCGCCCCGAGGTCTACGCGAAGGTCAAGAAGGCGGTCGCGGACGGCCGGTTCGTGCCGTCCGGCGGCATGTGGGTCGAGTCGGACACCAACATGCCCGGCTCCGAGGCGATGGCCAGGCAGTTCGTGCACGGCAAGCGCTTCTTCCTCGACGAGTTCGGCATCGAGAACGACGAGGCGTGGCTGCCCGACACCTTCGGCTTCGCCGCGGGGCTGCCGCAGATCATCAAGGCCGCCGGGTCCAAGTGGCTGCTCACCCAGAAGATTTCCTGGAGCAAGATCAACAAGTTCCCGCACCACACCTTCAACTGGGAAGGCATCGACGGCACCCGGATCTTCACCCACTTCCCGCCGATCGATTCGTACAACGTTGTCATGGACGGCGCGCAGATCGCCCACGCCGCCCGCAACTTCAAGGAGAAGGGCGTCGCCCGGCGCTCCCTCGCGCCCACCGGGTTCGGCGACGGCGGCGGCGGTACGACCCGCGAGATGATCGCCAAGGCCGCGCGGCTGCGCAGTCTCGAAGGCTCCGCCACGGTCGAGTGGGAGACCCCGGCCGACTTCTTCGCCAAGGCCGAGGCGGAGTACGCGAACCCGCCGGTGTGGGTCGGTGAGCTGTACCTCGAACTGCACCGCGCCACGCTCACCAGCCAGGCCAAGACCAAGCAGGGCAACCGGCGCAGCGAACACCTGCTGCGCGAGGCCGAGCTGTGGGCGGCGACCGCCGCCGTACGGACCGGCGCGAGCTATCCGTACGAGCGACTGGACCGGATCTGGAAGACGGTCCTGCTCCACCAGTTCCACGACATCCTGCCCGGCTCGTCCATCGCCTGGGTGCACCGTGAGGCCCGCAAGACGTACGACGCCGTCGCCGCCGAGCTGACCGGCATCATCGAATCGGCGCAGCGCGCGCTCGCAGGCGAGGCGTCCGGCGGATCGGCCCTGGTGTTCAACGCGGCCCCGCACGCCAGGGCCGGAGTCGCCGCGGGCGGCGCAGGGCCGGTCACCGGGTCCGGCGGCACGGAGTTGCGCGCCCGGGAGGGCGGCGGCCATGTGCTGGACAACGGGCTGCTGCGGGTCGAGATCGACGGCCGGGGTCTTGTGGTGTCGGCCTACGACATCGCGGCCGGGCGGGAGAGCGTCGCGCCGGGCGAGGCGGCCAACCTGCTCCAGATCCACCCCGACTTCCCCAACCAGTGGGACGCCTGGGACGTCGACTCGTTCTACCGGAACACCGTCACCGATCTGACGGAGCTGGACGAACTCACCCCGCTCGAAGGGGAGTCGGCGGCCGTCCGGGTCGTACGCACCTTCGGCGCCTCGAAGGTGACGCAGCTGCTCACCCTCGCACCGGGGGCCAAGCGGCTCGACATCGACACCGAGGTGGACTGGCACGAGACGGAGAAGTTCCTCAAGGCGGCCTTCCCGCTGGACGTGCACGCCGAGCGGTACGCGTCGGAGACCCAGTTCGGCCATGTGTACCGCGCCACCCACACCAACACCAGCTGGGAGGCGGCCAAGTTCGAGGCGTGCAACCACCGCTTCGTCCAGCTGGAGGAGCCGGGCTGGGGGGTCGCGCTCGTCAACGACTCGACGTACGGACACGACGTGACCCGTACGGTCCGGGCCGCCGACGCGGGCACGACCACCACCGTCCGGGTCTCGCTGCTGCGCGCGCCCCGCTACCCCGACCCGCAGACCGACCAGGGGGTGCACACCTTCCGGCACGCGCTCGTGCCCGGCGCCGCCATCGGCGACGCCGTCAGGGAGGGCTACCTGATCAACCTGCCTGAGCGCCGGGTCACCGGCACCGGTGAGGTGGCCCCGCTGGTGACCGTCGACAACGACGCGGTCGTGGTCAGCGCGGTGAAGCTGGCCGACGACGAGAGCGGCGACCTTGTCGTACGGCTCTACGAGTCGCACGGCGGCCGGGCCAGGGCCAGGGTCGGGGTGGACCTCGGGGTCGGCGGGATCGCCGTGACGGACCTGCTGGAGCGGCCGCTGGCCGACGTACCGAGGCCGGAGCTCGACAACGGGGCCGTGACCCTGTCCCTGCGGCCGTTCGAGCTGATCACGCTGCGTCTGACCCGCGTCTGACGCGCATCGGACGGTGACGGGGAGCCGGCGGTCGGGTTCAGTGGATCCGGCCGCCGGGTCCGCCTGATCCGCCCGCGTCGTCTTCGTCCGTAACAGGCCCTGGGCTCTCACCCAGGGCCTGATGCGCCACGAGATGAAGAAACTCCCGCTCGTTCCCCGCCAGCCCCGCCGCGCCCAGGGCTTCGTCGGCCTCGGCGATCGGGGCCGCGAGCAGCGGGGCCGCCAGGGACGCCTGGGCGGGGTCGTCGAGGACGGCACGCACAGCGGCCAGGAGCCTGAGGTAGGCCCTGGCCGCTGTGCGTTCACCGGACGCGTGGGTCGTGCTGGACGTACTGGTCATTTCGGCTTCCTCCCCATGAATCTGTCGGACCCTCAAGTCTGGACGAGGGGTCTGACAATCCGGGGCGCAGGCGCGGGGCGCTTGGGGAGGCGGGGCGTGCGGAGCGGCGCGAGGCGCCTACTCCTCGACGAGCATCCCCTCGCGCAGCCGCGCGATGATGCGGTTCAGCAGCCGGGACACATGCATCTGCGAGACGCCCAGCTCGGCGCCGATCTGCGACTGGGTCATCTCCCGGCCGAACCGCATCTCCAGGATGCGGTGCTCGCGCGGGTCGAGCTGCTCCAGCAGCGGGGCCAGGGCGTGCAGATTCTCGACCTTCTCCATGGCGGGGTCGGGCTCGCCCAGGATGTCCGCGAAGGTGCGGCTGTTGGCGCCGGTCTTGCCCTCGTCACCGGTCGGCATGTCGAGCGAGCCCGCCGTGTAGCCGTTGGTCGCGACCAGGCCCTCCACGACGTCGCTCTCCTCGATGCCGAGCATGGCGGCGAGTTCGGCGACGGTCGGGTCCCGGTCCAGCCGGGTGGCGAGCAGTTCCTTGGCCTTGGCCAGCTCGACCCGCAGCTCCTGGAGCCGGCGCGGCACATGCACGGCCCAGCTGGTGTCCCGGAAGAAGCGCTTGATCTCACCGACGATGTACGGGACGGCGAAGGAGGTGAACTCGACCTCGCGCGACAGGTCGAACCGGTCGATGGCCTTGATCAGGCCTATGGTGCCGACCTGGAGGATGTCCTCCATCTCGCCGCCGCCCCGGTTGCGGAACCGGCTCGCCGCGAAGCGCACCAGGGACTGATTCATCTCGATCAGCGTGTTCCTGGCGTACTGGTACTCGGGCGTGCCCTCCTCCAGTACCTGGAGCTGGTCGAAGAACAGCTTCGACAGGGCGCGCGCGTCCCTCGGGGCGATCTTGCCCGGGTCGTCGATCTGCGGCAGTGCGTCCGCCGCTTCCACCGGCCCCGACGCCACGGCACTTTCTGCCTGCTCCGTCCTGGCAGCGTGCACAGTGCTGGTCGTCATGACATCACCCTCCCGAGCAAGCGGATCGTCCAGGAGCCCTTCTGCCCGCTGAGCACACGCTCATTCACCACAGGTCCGCGATTCGGTGGCGCGGATTCCCGTTATCCCTTGCAGGGAAAAGTACTTACCTGCCACTCGGGGCGGTCTCCAACTGATCGCCGGGAGCGGGTTTCCGCAGGCGGCCCCTGTCCAACGGCCTTGCGCGCGACCGGATGTGGCCGTCGATGCGTTGACGTGAGGCAATCCATTGGATTTATTGGAGCACGATGAATTTTCCTGAGATCCCCGAGAGAAGGACCGGCACGTGACCGATCGACCGATCGCGGC is from Streptomyces sp. NBC_00370 and encodes:
- a CDS encoding MBL fold metallo-hydrolase, yielding MGTVITWWGHATCTVEDSGVRVLTDPLFVQRLAHLRRRRGPLPPPEATVADAVLVSHLHSDHLHPRSLSRLTPGTRLIVPKDAARSVPALRRLDARRNPAGLRITEVEAGDEVELGALRVRVVPAHHDGRRLPVGPQRSPALGYVISGETRTYFAGDTGLFDGMADAVGPVDVALLPVGGWGPHLGPEHLDAARAAQALAQLAPAAAVPVHYGTFWPIGMDGIRPHEFYTPGDEFVRRAARLAPDVTVHLLRHGESMRPEVAR
- a CDS encoding phage holin family protein, whose translation is MLRGRWRTAGKALLRVVVVWAVSTLTMLALAGILPDFQLQSDDGDSATRTAVTAGWGAGAFGLLSALVWPLLVRALLLVPALVLGLLVFFLNGSLLLIALRLIPDGRGAANPENAIVVAAVMSAVASATSTALAVGDDGAYRRRLSRLADRRRRRSGEDGGHGGPPGTVFLQLDGVGHQVLLDAVANGSMPQVARWLGERPTHRLTPWRTDWSSQTGASQLGILHGSNHDAPAFRWYEKDTGQIMVSNRPASAAELQRRAIERTGDGGLLTLDGASRGNLFSGGADQLALVLSMAARRGKSNRSRDGYFAYFSDPANAVRTAVSFVAEVGREIGQSTRARIRGDRPRVGRGGLYPLIRAFATVLERDVVVAAVMGDMLAGRAAVYADLVAYDEVAHHSGPHSRDAVRVLARLDRSVGLIAKIAEYTPRTYRIVLLSDHGQSPGETFEGVYGLTLKDLVRAGCGLPVSRKAERTRSGAEARYAARRAVRTALHRPLRDGEAGEAGEQRPEADSEPIVLASGNLALISFPDVPGRMSREELDRRHPALLRTLASHPGIGFLLVRSEEHGSLVFGPQGVEVPVAELRDHEGPLAAMGRGAADAVRRTDGFPHVADIMVNSMYDPATGRVHAFEEQIGSHGGLGGQQSTAFLLSPLVLSAPVPDGTELVGAERVHLVLRRWLREGGGPQVPLGPAIRPLAHEVPQEATESA
- a CDS encoding alpha-mannosidase; this encodes MHDDRSLVEARLKRVLQERIRPAVYPESIPLDVEVWTAPGEPVPVDEGLAGPTAPIATGDRWGAPWGTSWFRVTGTVPQEWAGRTVEALLDIGFNETSPGFQCEGLVYRPDGSPVKGLNPRNQWVRVGAPAAGGEEVLLHIEAASNPNVHSGGNPFEPTPLGDIETAGSEPQYTLGRMELAVLDECVWNLIQDLEVLGELMEQLPLDAGRRWEILRAVSHALDVIDLQDVNGTAEAARAQLAGVLATPAQETAHRISAVGHAHIDSAWLWPLRETVRKVARTTANMTALLEDEPDFVFAMSQAQQFAWIKEHRPEVYAKVKKAVADGRFVPSGGMWVESDTNMPGSEAMARQFVHGKRFFLDEFGIENDEAWLPDTFGFAAGLPQIIKAAGSKWLLTQKISWSKINKFPHHTFNWEGIDGTRIFTHFPPIDSYNVVMDGAQIAHAARNFKEKGVARRSLAPTGFGDGGGGTTREMIAKAARLRSLEGSATVEWETPADFFAKAEAEYANPPVWVGELYLELHRATLTSQAKTKQGNRRSEHLLREAELWAATAAVRTGASYPYERLDRIWKTVLLHQFHDILPGSSIAWVHREARKTYDAVAAELTGIIESAQRALAGEASGGSALVFNAAPHARAGVAAGGAGPVTGSGGTELRAREGGGHVLDNGLLRVEIDGRGLVVSAYDIAAGRESVAPGEAANLLQIHPDFPNQWDAWDVDSFYRNTVTDLTELDELTPLEGESAAVRVVRTFGASKVTQLLTLAPGAKRLDIDTEVDWHETEKFLKAAFPLDVHAERYASETQFGHVYRATHTNTSWEAAKFEACNHRFVQLEEPGWGVALVNDSTYGHDVTRTVRAADAGTTTTVRVSLLRAPRYPDPQTDQGVHTFRHALVPGAAIGDAVREGYLINLPERRVTGTGEVAPLVTVDNDAVVVSAVKLADDESGDLVVRLYESHGGRARARVGVDLGVGGIAVTDLLERPLADVPRPELDNGAVTLSLRPFELITLRLTRV
- a CDS encoding RNA polymerase sigma factor SigF translates to MTTSTVHAARTEQAESAVASGPVEAADALPQIDDPGKIAPRDARALSKLFFDQLQVLEEGTPEYQYARNTLIEMNQSLVRFAASRFRNRGGGEMEDILQVGTIGLIKAIDRFDLSREVEFTSFAVPYIVGEIKRFFRDTSWAVHVPRRLQELRVELAKAKELLATRLDRDPTVAELAAMLGIEESDVVEGLVATNGYTAGSLDMPTGDEGKTGANSRTFADILGEPDPAMEKVENLHALAPLLEQLDPREHRILEMRFGREMTQSQIGAELGVSQMHVSRLLNRIIARLREGMLVEE